Sequence from the Desulfurobacteriaceae bacterium genome:
GTATGGAGAGGACCTTTAAAGCATCAAGCAATAAAACAGTTTTTGGCTGAGATTGACTGGGGAGAGCTTGATTACCTCATTGTTGACCTTCCACCTGGAACAGGAGACGAAGCTTTAAGCGTTGCTGAGCTTATCAAGGGAATGGACGGCTTCGTTATTGTTACAACTCCACAGGAAGTATCTCTACTTGATACCAAGAAATCCATTAGTTTTGCAAAAATGATGAATGTTCCAGTTTTAGGAATTGTGGAGAACATGAGCGGTCTTATCTGTCCTCACTGTGGAAAAGAAATAGAAGTATTCAAAAAAGGTGGTGGAGAAAATGCCGCAAAAGAGTTAGGAATTCCGTTCCTTGGTAGAATTCCTATAGAGCCTGTTGTTGCTGAAGCTGGAGACAAAGGAGTTCCAATAGTAATTTCTCAGCCTGAAAGTGTATCTGCCAGAAGTTTTAAGGAAATCGTTGATAAACTTTTAGAGGAAGTAGAGAATAATAATGGATAGAAGGAAACTTCTAGCAGGAGCTTTCATGCTCCTGTCCTTACTTCTAATCGGCATAGGAGTTTACAGGGAGGAACTTATAGAAATCTGGAATAACGGAAAACTTCTATGTCTTACGTGTATAGGAATTAAGTGATGTTAAAGGTTTCTTTCTTTAAGAATAGAAGACTTTACCAAGCTCTTACAGGGCTTTTCTCAAACCTTGCTATTTTCAACTTTTTTACTTCTCGTCTATACACTGGCAAACTAAAGAGTATACCTTTTCCCATAATGAACTGTTATGCCTGTCCAGCCTCTGTCTATTCATGCCCAATAGGAACGCTTTCTCACTTCTTTGTTGTTTCAAAAATTCCCCTTTTAACTATCGGAATAATAGCTGGCGTTTCGGCAACATTTGGTAGATGGATCTGCGGGTGGGTATGTCCTTTTGGATTAGTGCAAGATCTTCTCTTTAAGATCCCTTCCATGAAGTTTGAACTTCCAGGGTTTTTTGTTTACCTAAAATATGTCATGTTAGCTTTTGGAGTAATTCTTCTTCCTTTCTTATTCAAAGAGCCGTACTTTTGTATGGTCTGTCCAACAGGAACTTTAGAAGCTGGTATCTACTGGGTAGCTATAAGTTCAATGATCTTGAACATGGCAGGGGCTTTTTTCCTGTTTAAACTTTCTTTAGGAGTTTTATTTCTGTACGGTTCAGTTTTTATAAAAAGACCTTTCTGTAGATATGTATGTCCACTTGGAGCTGTTTTTTCAATATTCAACAAACTTTCTATCGTTGACTTTAAGGTAGAGAAAGAAAAATGTATAGAGTGTAATCTTTGCCAAAAGTCCTGTCCTGTTGATTACAAGATCTACGAAGACCCTAACTCTCCAGCCTGTTTAAGATGTTTAAACTGTGTAAGAGTCTGCTCTGTAGTCAAAATAAACTATCCAACAGTTAAATTACCTAAATCTTCTGAAACTTACCACAATTAGTCTTTTAGCCCTTCAAGAAATTTTAAATTTAACCAACAATCCTGTATAATAAAATGCAAACTTTCTAATGGAGGTATAAATATGGCAGAAACAGTTACACTTAAAGGAAATCCTGTTGTTTTGGCGGGACCAACTCTTAACGTTGGAGACGAAGCTCCTGTTGCTTGCGTTGTAAAGAAAGACCTTTCTGAAAAGGCTATTGGTGGAAAGAAAGACAAAGTTCAACTAATTATCACAGTTCCTTCTCTTGACACTCCTGTTTGTGAGATGGAGACTCAAAAGTTTAACAACCTTCTTAAAGACTTTGAAAATGTTGATGTTACAGTAGTTTCTATGGATCTACCATTTGCAGAGAAAAGATTCTGTGAAAGCTTTAACGTCGAAAACATTGATGTAGCTTCTGACTTCAGATACAGAGATATGGAAAAGTTTGGAGTTCTTATTGCTGAAGGTGCTTTAAAAGGACTTCTTGCAAGAGCTATTTTCATCGTTGATAAGGACGGAAAAATCGCTTACAAGCAACTTGTTCCTGAAATTACACAAGAACCAAACTATGATGAAGTTCTCGAAGCACTAAAGAAAATAGTATAAAGATTATGACCTACCCTTTTTGGGGGGCTTCTCCCTCCCTTAAATTAACAAAGTGCTATCTCCTTTTCAAAGTATATCCATCCACTTTCAGGACAAAAAGAGAGTTTAAAGGCGTAAAACTTCACACCTTTTTCCAGTGCCAGTTTAAAAGTTTTTGCAAATTTTGGATCTTGAACTTCATGGGGCTTAAAACATTCACACTTTCTAAAAACTAGAAATAAAACTGCGGTCTCAAATCCTTTTTCTCTTAGTTCTATTAAATCTTCAAGATGTTTTCTTCCTCTAGCTGTCGGAGCATCGGGAAAAAGGCAAATGTTCCTTTTTTCTAGGTTACATCCTTTCACTTCAATGTAGAATTTTCCATCTACTAAAAAATCGATTCGGCTGTTTCTCCACTTTACTTCTCTCTTAATCTCCTCAGGAATAAATCCCAAAAGACCCTTCTCGATTACTTTTTGAGCTATTTTCGAGTGTAAGGAAGTATTTAAGAAAACCCAAGTTCCATCGTTTAAAACAGCAACAAGTTTATAGTCAAGCTTCCCTCTTTCGTTATTTGCGAGAATAACGGGAGTTTCTGGAATTAAAAGCTCTTTTAACCTACCTGTATCTGAAATGTGCGCTTTAAAGATTTTCCCTTTAACTGAAACAAGACCAACAAATCTGTTTGGTCTTTCAACAAAAAGCCCCCGAGAGAAATCTCCCAGGAGCTCCTTAACGTTTAGTATCTTTTCCATTAGAGGGACTTTTGAATTTCAAAGTCAATTTCTTTTCCAAGATGTCCTGTAGCGTTTGCAACGTGAACTACAACCTTCTTTNNNNNNNNNNTTTGTTTTTGGGTCGTATTCAAGAACTGTAATTCCGCAATTTGCCTGCTTAAAAGCCCAGAACTTATTGAGATCAACCCCAAGAAGATAACACATTAAAACCTTGTTTGTAGCGTCATGTCCAACTATTACTATAAGGTCATCCTCTCCATGTTCAGAAACAATTTCTTCAAAAGCCTTAACTGCTCTATCGTAAACATCTTTAAGTGTCTCTCCACCTTCACCTGGCATCTTAACTTCTGCCGGTTTTTCTCTCCAGAGTTTTAAAAGTTCTGGATACTTTTCTTCAACTTCACTTGCAAGCATACCTTCCCACTCACCGTGGTCAATCTCCTTAAATCCTTCTCTCTCAATTACAGGAATGTTATGGTGTTTAGCAATTTCTAAAGCTGTATCCTTACACCTTGAGAGAGGACTTGAGTAAACAGCCTTCACTGGAAAACTTTTGAGAGCTTCTCCAACTCTTTTAGCCTGTTCTTTTCCTTCTTCGTTAAGAGGAATATCCATCTTTCCTTGATACCTACCTTCTGCATTCCATACGGTCTTTCCGTGTCTTACAAGGATAATCTTTGGCATTTCCTAACTCCTTAAAGGTATTTTTGAAGGGGAATTATAAACCAGCAAAAGTTTTTAAAAAATTTTTACAATTTTTTAACAAAATTGCTAAAATACTCGCCAACATACTTTGTAAGGAGGTCTCTATGAAGAAAAAGCTTGACAGATGGATGGATAGAATGCCTGTGCCTATACTTCCTCCAGATGTAAGAAAAAGAGTTTTCAACGAGTATACTCTTGGTTATGGTCATACAGCAGCTAAAGATGAGTCTTTAAGATGTTTACTTTGTAAGACACCTACCTGTTTAGATTCCTGCCCTGTTCAAAGTAAAATTCCTAACTGGATAGAAACAATTCAAAAAGAAAACGTTTTTGAAGGATACAAAATTTTAAGAGAAAGAAACCCGTTTAGTTCTGTATGTGGAAGGGTTTGTCCTCAAGAGTGGCTCTGCGAAAGCACATGTATTTTACAAAGAAAAGAAAATGGAGAATCTGTTGCCATCGGAGAGCTTGAAAGGTTCATTGCAGACTCAGTAAGAATGTCAGGTATTGAGTGGAAGGAAGAAAAGCTTCCAGATACAGGAAAGAAGGTTGCAATCATTGGTGGTGGCCCAGCTGGACTCTCTGCTGCATACTTCCTAGCTAAGAAAGGACACAGAGTAACGATTTTCGAAGCTCTTCCATACCTTGGCGGCGTAATGAGATACGGAATTCCTGAGCCAAGACTTACAAGAGAAGCTCTTGATTGGGACATCAATCTTATACTAAATCTTGGCGTTGAAGTTAAAACAAATACGGTTGTCGGAGAAGACATTACACTTGACCAGATAAGACAAGAGTATGACGCTGTGTTTATTGCTGTTGGTTCCGGTAGAGGAAAGAAAATGAATATTCCCGGCGTTGATCTTAAGGGATCTTACTCTGCAGTTGGATTCCTAATGAAGGTAAATACAGGAGAAATCCATCCTCTCCTTGCTCCAGACAAGGACGTTGAAATCCCAACAGGAAAGAAAGTGGTTGTTGTTGGTGGTGGATTCACAGCTGTTGACTGTGCTTTAGTATCTGTAAGACTTGATAATGAGGTTCACGTTGTTTACAGAAGAACAAAAGATACTTCCTCTGCTAGAGCGGACGAGTGGGAATGCCTAGAAGAAGAAGGCGTAAAGATGCACTGGCTTACACAGCCAATTGAAGTTCTTGGAAACGATGATGGAGAAGTGGTAGGTCTTAAGTGCGTTAAGATGAAACTTGTTCACGTTGAAGGTAGCAAGAGACCAAAAGTAGAACCTATCCCTGATTCAGAACATGTAATACCTTGTGATGTTGTAATCTTCGCAGTTGGACAGGGAGACAACCCTGTAGCCTACAAGGACGTAGAAGGATTAAACATTGATAAGTGGAACAACCTCTCTACTGTAGATGAAGAGTTCAGAACAAACATTGAAGGAATTTGGGCTGGTGGTGACGTTGTAAACGGTGGAGACCTTGTTGTTACAGCTATCAAACACGGAAGAGTAGCTGCTGAATCCATTCACAAGTACTTAACAACTGGAAAGTGGGAATATAAAGGAAAAGAAGAGTAATCTTTGGGGGCTCTGCCCCCTTGTTTAACAACACGAACAAAGTTTTTCTTTAGTTCTAAGCATTCCACAAGCTGCTGAAATATCTTGCCCTCTTGAATCTCTAATAAAAGCTGCAATGTTATAGTCCCACAAAACTTTTTGAAACTTTTCTATCTGCTTTCTACTTGAAGGTTCATAAGGACTTCCTGGATAGGGATTAAACGAAATTAAGTTAACCTTAACAGGTAATCCTTTAATTAGTTTTACAAGCCTCTTGGCGTCTTCAACTGTATCGTTTACTCCTTTAAGCATTACATATTCAATCATTATTCTTCTTACATTATCTGCAGGATAACGTTTTAAGGCTTTCATTATCTCGGAAATAGGGTATTTTTTGTTAAGTGGAACAAGTTTTTCCCTTACATCATCTGTTGTTGCGTGAAGGGACACTGCAAGTTTCACTTTATTTAGTTCTTTAGCCATTCTGTCTATTCCGGGGACAATTCCAACAGTTGAAATTGTTATTTTTCTCGTTGAGAGGTCTAACATATTTTTGTGTGTCATTATCTCTACTGCTTTTTTAACGTTGTCAAAGTTTAAGAAAGGCTCTCCCATTCCCATAAATACTACGTTGGAAATCCTTTTATTCTCTCCAACATCCCTTTGAACGTGAATGTACTGGTCAACAATTTCTGAAGGCAAAAGATTTCTTGTAAAACCGTCCTTTGCAGTAAGGCAAAAACTACATCCAACAGGACATCCAACTTGCGTAGATACACAAAGAGTATTCCAATCCTTTTCAGGAATAAAGACCGATTCTATTCTGTTTCCATCTTCAAGTTCAAAAAGATATTTTTTAGTTCCATCAGCAGATTCTTCAACCTTAACTAGTTTTAAAACATCTATCTTTGCCTTTTCAGAAAGAAGTTTCCTAGCCCCTTTTGATATATTGGTCATATCTTCAAAGCTTTTTACTCTTTTCTTATAGAGCCACTGAGCAATTTGTTTAGCTCTATACCTTTCAAGCCCAAGATCTACCACAAAATCTTGAAGTTCTTTAAAGGTTAAGTCCTTTATCCTTATCACTTCTTTCTCCTCTTAAGAGTTTTTACAACTCCGTAAATTGTAGAACCCACAAAAGCAACCGTTAACAGTAGTGCTAAAAAGAAACTAACTTTGCTCATCAATTTT
This genomic interval carries:
- the tpx gene encoding thiol peroxidase: MAETVTLKGNPVVLAGPTLNVGDEAPVACVVKKDLSEKAIGGKKDKVQLIITVPSLDTPVCEMETQKFNNLLKDFENVDVTVVSMDLPFAEKRFCESFNVENIDVASDFRYRDMEKFGVLIAEGALKGLLARAIFIVDKDGKIAYKQLVPEITQEPNYDEVLEALKKIV
- the sfsA gene encoding DNA/RNA nuclease SfsA, producing the protein MEKILNVKELLGDFSRGLFVERPNRFVGLVSVKGKIFKAHISDTGRLKELLIPETPVILANNERGKLDYKLVAVLNDGTWVFLNTSLHSKIAQKVIEKGLLGFIPEEIKREVKWRNSRIDFLVDGKFYIEVKGCNLEKRNICLFPDAPTARGRKHLEDLIELREKGFETAVLFLVFRKCECFKPHEVQDPKFAKTFKLALEKGVKFYAFKLSFCPESGWIYFEKEIALC
- the gltA gene encoding NADPH-dependent glutamate synthase, producing MKKKLDRWMDRMPVPILPPDVRKRVFNEYTLGYGHTAAKDESLRCLLCKTPTCLDSCPVQSKIPNWIETIQKENVFEGYKILRERNPFSSVCGRVCPQEWLCESTCILQRKENGESVAIGELERFIADSVRMSGIEWKEEKLPDTGKKVAIIGGGPAGLSAAYFLAKKGHRVTIFEALPYLGGVMRYGIPEPRLTREALDWDINLILNLGVEVKTNTVVGEDITLDQIRQEYDAVFIAVGSGRGKKMNIPGVDLKGSYSAVGFLMKVNTGEIHPLLAPDKDVEIPTGKKVVVVGGGFTAVDCALVSVRLDNEVHVVYRRTKDTSSARADEWECLEEEGVKMHWLTQPIEVLGNDDGEVVGLKCVKMKLVHVEGSKRPKVEPIPDSEHVIPCDVVIFAVGQGDNPVAYKDVEGLNIDKWNNLSTVDEEFRTNIEGIWAGGDVVNGGDLVVTAIKHGRVAAESIHKYLTTGKWEYKGKEE
- a CDS encoding 4Fe-4S binding protein is translated as MLKVSFFKNRRLYQALTGLFSNLAIFNFFTSRLYTGKLKSIPFPIMNCYACPASVYSCPIGTLSHFFVVSKIPLLTIGIIAGVSATFGRWICGWVCPFGLVQDLLFKIPSMKFELPGFFVYLKYVMLAFGVILLPFLFKEPYFCMVCPTGTLEAGIYWVAISSMILNMAGAFFLFKLSLGVLFLYGSVFIKRPFCRYVCPLGAVFSIFNKLSIVDFKVEKEKCIECNLCQKSCPVDYKIYEDPNSPACLRCLNCVRVCSVVKINYPTVKLPKSSETYHN
- a CDS encoding thioredoxin; protein product: MDRRKLLAGAFMLLSLLLIGIGVYREELIEIWNNGKLLCLTCIGIK
- the cobC gene encoding alpha-ribazole phosphatase; translated protein: MPKIILVRHGKTVWNAEGRYQGKMDIPLNEEGKEQAKRVGEALKSFPVKAVYSSPLSRCKDTALEIAKHHNIPVIEREGFKEIDHGEWEGMLASEVEEKYPELLKLWREKPAEVKMPGEGGETLKDVYDRAVKAFEEIVSEHGEDDLIVIVGHDATNKVLMCYLLGVDLNKFWAFKQANCGITVLEYDPKT
- the rlmN gene encoding 23S rRNA (adenine(2503)-C(2))-methyltransferase RlmN, with translation MIRIKDLTFKELQDFVVDLGLERYRAKQIAQWLYKKRVKSFEDMTNISKGARKLLSEKAKIDVLKLVKVEESADGTKKYLFELEDGNRIESVFIPEKDWNTLCVSTQVGCPVGCSFCLTAKDGFTRNLLPSEIVDQYIHVQRDVGENKRISNVVFMGMGEPFLNFDNVKKAVEIMTHKNMLDLSTRKITISTVGIVPGIDRMAKELNKVKLAVSLHATTDDVREKLVPLNKKYPISEIMKALKRYPADNVRRIMIEYVMLKGVNDTVEDAKRLVKLIKGLPVKVNLISFNPYPGSPYEPSSRKQIEKFQKVLWDYNIAAFIRDSRGQDISAACGMLRTKEKLCSCC
- a CDS encoding P-loop NTPase — translated: VWRGPLKHQAIKQFLAEIDWGELDYLIVDLPPGTGDEALSVAELIKGMDGFVIVTTPQEVSLLDTKKSISFAKMMNVPVLGIVENMSGLICPHCGKEIEVFKKGGGENAAKELGIPFLGRIPIEPVVAEAGDKGVPIVISQPESVSARSFKEIVDKLLEEVENNNG